The window GGCGGCGCGAGGGCGGTGCGATGCGTGAAAACGAGCGCCGCAGGGCCGGCAGGATGAGTTCGAACGCTTCCGGACCGAGGGACGCCACCCAGCCGTCGAGCAGTGCCAGGGCCGCCGGGTCGTGCAGCAGGGTGGTGCCGCCGTCGCCGAGGAAGCCGTCGAGCCACGCCCCCACCGCCAGCACGTCACCGCCCGGCGCCAGCGCGTCCGCGAGCCGCGCGCGCACCGCGTCCGGTTCCAGGATGCCCCGGTCGCGCAGCCGCGCCACTGCGTCACCGCGCAGCAGGGGCGCAGTGCCGGGCGCGTCGAGCGCGTGCAGCGCCGTCACCCATTCGCCGCTCGCTTCGGGGTCGTCCAGCAACCGCACGGCGGCGTCGGCGCCGGAAACCTGCTCCTGAAGGGTGCGGGCCGCCGCCTCATTTAGGGCGTGCGCGGCGTTGGGCAGCCCGGCAGCGGCGCGGGCGAGCAGGGTGCGGAAGACCGGGGTGAGGTCGTCTCCCCCCCGCGAGCGCACGTCCCCGTAGCGGGCGAGGCGGGCGAGCGCAGGCAGGGCACCGAGCAGCGCCGCCGTATCCGCGTCGGCGGCCCGCGCGTCCAGTCGGCGCAGGGTGAAGAGGGCGGCGTCCGGCAGGCCTGCGAGGCGGGTGAGTTCGAGGAGGTCCGAGAGGGCGGCGAGGTCCGGAGCGCGGCGGGCACGCGAGATCGCCGCCGTGTTGGCCGCGCGGACCAGGGTGTTGCCGTAGCGGCTCGCCACCGTCAGGCGCACCGCGTATTCCGGCTCCCAGCGCAGGGTCCAGGCCTCCTTGAAGGTGCCGCTGCCCCCCGCATACCCTTCGCGCGCCCAGGGGATGTCCAGCAGGCTCAGGCGGTGAAAGAGCTGCGATTTTTGCAGGCCGCTGTCTTCCCGCAGATCGAGCGTGACCTCGCGGGTGGTCGCCTCCTGGCGCAGCCGCAGCCGGGCCAGCGTCGCCGCGAGATCCTGCGCGAGCGGCACGGCGGGTACCCCAGGCGGCACCTGCCCGAGCGTCTCACCCACGAACAGTTCTTCCGAGAGCAGACGCAGCGGCGTGTCGCTGTCCCAGGCGAAGACGGCGCGGGTGGCGTCGGTCAGTTCGCCCAGGCCCGCCAGTTGCCGGCCCCGCAGCGCGGCGAGCGCGTCGGCGAGCCGCACCGCGTCGATGACCTGGGCACTCGACGCGTCCAGCCCGCGTTCCCGCAGCAGCCGCGCCGAGCGGGTCAGCCAGCTCGCGCTGACGTGCTCCGGGGTGTGGAAGAGGTGCTGATACCAGCCGGGTGAGGCGATACCTGCGCCGTAGCCGCTCGCCTGGGTCAGCCGCCCGTGTGTCCAGGGGGTCAGGGTGAGGTTCACCTTGACCTTGGGCAGACCCCTGAGCCGCGCCGGGTCGGCCTTCTTCTCGCGTTCCAGCACCTCGGCGCTCAGGGCAGGCGCGTGCCAGGCGCCGCACACCACCGCCACCGAGCCCTGTTTGAGCGCTTCGCGGACGCGCTGGCGCATCTGGGCCTCGCGCAGCACGTCGCGCGCCCCGGTGTGGGAATCGCCTTCCTCACGCACGGCGGCCATGACCTCGGCAATCGCCGTGAAGACCGGCTCGCCGTCACCGCGCGACTCGACGAGGGCGTCCCACCAGCGCTCGAAGTCGCTGTAGCCCGCCGCCTGGGCCAGCAGCGCGAGGGGATCGGCGCGCACGGGGTCGGGGGCCTGGGCTCCGGTGTCTTCGGCAGCGTCCGGGTCGGCGTCGGTGGAGGCCCCTTCTTCAGCTTCCTCGGCCCCGCGCTGCGCCAGGGTCACGCTGGCGGGCAGGTCCATGAAGGCCACCGGCACGCCGCGCGCCTGTGCCCAGCGAATCGCCGCCCACTCGGGGCTGAAATCGGCGAGCGGATAAAAGACCGAGTGCTCCGGCTGCCCCTGCACGTGCGCCATGAAAGCAATCGGCGGCACGAGTTCCGGACGCGCGAGGAAGGGCAGCAGAGGGTCGGCGTCGGCCGGCCCCTCAATCAGCAGCGTGGCGGGCGGGTGGGCGTCCAGGGCGGCGAGTAGGCTGCGCGCGCTGCCGGGGCCGTGGTGGCGGATGGGGAGGAGGGTGAGCTGGGGAGTCACCGCCATTCACTCCTCCTCAGAAGTCCGCACCAGGACGGTCTTCAGCGTCACGTTAAAATCTCGGAAGGTGCTGCGCTCGAACTCCATATTCCAGAACGTCTCAAAGGTCACGGGCACCTGCTCACCCTGCATCTCGCCGAAGGAAATCTGGGAGACATCCACCGGATTGTGGGCCGCGAGAAAATAAATCGAACCGTCAATGGAGGCGTCTTCCGGATTGACGGGAAAGTCGAATGTTCGGCCCGCAAGTTCTGCCAGCTCCACGGTCGGCAGGTCAATGAAGTCCAGCCGAATGGTGGAGTCCATGACCCCTTCCAAGCCGGCCTCTTGCCAGTCTCGCGTCTGCGTGACTTCCTCGGGCAAAGGCACAGGCTCAAGGAAAATCGCTATGCCGGCCTCGCCCGCCTCGCCGGAAAGTTCAGCATGGGTGGGCCTTATCTTCTGAACCGGAAAGTCAAACATCCCGCTTCTCCTCCGCCCTAGCCGGCGGCCACGGGTTCCAGAACTCCTGAGCCACCTCAGCTCACTTCCCTACACGCCAGGTAAAACTCCTTCCACCCGTCCCGTTTCTTGACCGCCGTCTCTAGGTACTCGTTCCACACCGCCTGGTCCTGCACCGGGTCCTTGACGACGGCGCCGACGACGCTGGCGGCCACGTCGCGGCTGCTCAGGGCGCCGTCACCGAAATGCGCGGCGAGGGTCAGGCCGTTCACCGCCACGCTGATCGCCTCGGCGACGCTCAAGCTGCCACTAGGAGACTTGAGCTTGGTCTTGCCGTCTTCGGTGACGCCGCTTCTCAGCTCGCGGAAGACGGTCACGACGCGGCGCAGC of the Deinococcus reticulitermitis genome contains:
- a CDS encoding DUF5682 family protein, with the translated sequence MAVTPQLTLLPIRHHGPGSARSLLAALDAHPPATLLIEGPADADPLLPFLARPELVPPIAFMAHVQGQPEHSVFYPLADFSPEWAAIRWAQARGVPVAFMDLPASVTLAQRGAEEAEEGASTDADPDAAEDTGAQAPDPVRADPLALLAQAAGYSDFERWWDALVESRGDGEPVFTAIAEVMAAVREEGDSHTGARDVLREAQMRQRVREALKQGSVAVVCGAWHAPALSAEVLEREKKADPARLRGLPKVKVNLTLTPWTHGRLTQASGYGAGIASPGWYQHLFHTPEHVSASWLTRSARLLRERGLDASSAQVIDAVRLADALAALRGRQLAGLGELTDATRAVFAWDSDTPLRLLSEELFVGETLGQVPPGVPAVPLAQDLAATLARLRLRQEATTREVTLDLREDSGLQKSQLFHRLSLLDIPWAREGYAGGSGTFKEAWTLRWEPEYAVRLTVASRYGNTLVRAANTAAISRARRAPDLAALSDLLELTRLAGLPDAALFTLRRLDARAADADTAALLGALPALARLARYGDVRSRGGDDLTPVFRTLLARAAAGLPNAAHALNEAAARTLQEQVSGADAAVRLLDDPEASGEWVTALHALDAPGTAPLLRGDAVARLRDRGILEPDAVRARLADALAPGGDVLAVGAWLDGFLGDGGTTLLHDPAALALLDGWVASLGPEAFELILPALRRSFSRIAPPSRRRLGEDLRGLEREVAAAVDDELGMLPVPLALRLLGVQ